Below is a genomic region from Sphingomonas phyllosphaerae.
TGACCAATTTCGGGTTCTTCGCGACCGTCGACGGGATCGGCGGCGACGGGTTGATGCCGGTGCGCGATTTGGGCGGCGAGTATTTCCGCTTCGACGAGGCGGCGCGGCGGCTGGTCGGCGAGCAGAGCGGCGAGGAATATGCGCAGGGGCAGCGGCTGGAGCTGCGGCTCGCCGAGGCCAATCCGGTGTCGGGCGCGCTGCGCTTCGAGCTGCCCGAGGGGCGTTACGGCGGGGCACGGACGGAGCGTGCGCCCGCGAAGGGCATCAAGCCGCCGCGCGTGCTCAAGCGGCGCGGGCGGCCCGGCAATTTGCGCCATCAGAATCGCAAGAAGTAAGAAGGAGTTCGCATGTCCGGTACGATCATGGCGGCGCTGATCGCCAAGGCGCGCAACCGCGTCACCTGGCATTTCACCTCGGCGGGCGCGACGGCGAAGGAGACCGCGACGAAGTTCCCAACCCCCAAGTCGCGGCTCGACCGGCGCGTGTTCGAGCGGATGGTGGCGTTCGGCGCGATCGAGAAGACGCCCGAGGGGCTGTACTGGCTCAACGAGGCGCGGCTGTCGGATTATCGCAAGGAGTCGCTGGCGCGAGTGCTGGGGATCCTCGCGATTGCCGGGTTCGCGGCGGCGGGGGCGATGGCGATCGGCGGGTAGGCGGCTGCCCTTACCGAGACATTCTCACGCTTGATCCGTCATTGTGAGCGGAGCGAAGCAATCCAGGGCGCCCTGATCCGACTCTGGATTGCTTCGCTGCGCTCGCAATGACGCGCTTGGTTGCGGGCGTCCTGCATCATTGAGGTTTGGCAGTCACGGTTGTGCTGGCCGCCGGACGAGCGGCCCGCACAATGTCTTCGCGCGTGCTCTCCACACTCTTTCCACAGCTTGTCCACAGGTCAGCAAGCGGGCTGCCCACCGTCTGCCGACCCATTATCCCCCGACTTATCCACAGGCGGATGACCCGCACGACGGTGGCGCGCGGCGCGTGCAGGCGCTAACCGGGCGGGCATGTCGCATCGTCCCAACCGCCTGTATCTTTCCTCCGACGCGCTGGTCGCCAACTGGCGTGCGCTGGCGCGGCTGAGCGGGGCGGCGGCGTGCGGGGCGGCGGTGAAGGCCGATGGCTATGGGCTCGGCGCGCGCGACGTGGTGCCGCGGCTGCTCCATGCCGGGTGTCGCGACCTGTTCGTCGCGACTTGGGCGGAGGCGGCGGCGATCGCCGATCTGATCGCCGGGCGCGACACGACGATTGCGGTGCTGCACGGGTTGCGCGAGGCGGACCTGCCGCTGCCCGATCTGCCCGGCGTACGCCCGGTGCTGAGCACCGCCGCGCAGATCGCGCGCTGGCGGCTGGTCGCGCCCGGGCAGCCGTGCGACGTGATGGTCGATACCGGCATGAACCGGCTCGGCATCGCGGGGGCCGAGGTCGCGGGCGGGCTGCTCGACGGGCTGGCGATCGACACGCTGATGAGCCATCTCGCCTGCGCCGACGAGCCGGGCCATGCGCTCAACGAAACGCAGCGCGCGCGGTTCGCGGCGCTGGCAGGACGGACAGCGGCGCGGCGGATGAGCCTCGCCAATTCGGCGGGGATCGCGCTGGGTGACGGCTATCATTTCGACCTGACGCGGCCGGGGCTGGCGCTGTACGGCGGAGTGCCGGTCGCGGGGCTGGCGGGGGCGATCTGCCCGGTGGCGACGATCGCGGCGGAGGTGCTGCAATGCCGGACGGTGCGCGCGGGCGAGACGGTCGGCTATAATGCGACGTGGCGGGCGGAGCGCGACGTGGCGGTGGCCGTGGTCAATCTCGGCTATGCCGACGGCTATCGCCGCGCGCTGTCGAGCCGCGGGTGCGCGTTCGCGGGCGATGTGCCGCTGCCGGTGATCGGGCGCGTGTCGATGGATCTGCTGGCACTCGACGCCAGTGCCGCGGCGGTGCGCGAAGGCGACTGGGTGCGGTTCGACGACGATCTGGTCCATGTCGCCGCCGCGAGCGGGGTCAGCCAGTACGAGCTGCTGACCGGGCTGGCGGACCGGTTCGAGCGGGTGTGGTCGTAGCGGTTGATCCGCTGACCTCCCTGCATCTCCCGTCGTCATCGCGGCGAAGGCCGGGGTCTGGTTCAGGGACGCAGATGACGCACGTTCCGCTTCGTCACGTCGGCCTTCCCAACTGGGCCCCGGCCTTCGCCGGGGTGACGGTCTGCCTTATGGGATTGCGGATCCTTCACGCCGCCGTCCGCAGCCAGTCGGTGAGCGGATCGTAGAGCAACGTCCGCGCGCGGCCGCCGACCATCATCCCGACATGCCCGGCCGCGAGGTCGCGGCGCGCGGCGAGCCCGATCGCGGTGGCGGCGGGGGTGATGCGGTCGGTGAGCGAGACGAATTCGGTGGCGGGGCAGGGCAGCGCGTGCGGGTCGATCGCGCGACCGCCGACGTGCCAATCGCCGCGCCCCGGACGATCCTCGGCGAGCAATGTCTCGAACAGGTCGGCGCCGGCGGCATAGGTGAGCGGCGCGCCGCCGTTCGCCCAATCCTCGAGCTGGACGAAGTCGGCGGCGCGGTCTGCGGCCATCGTCGCAAAGGCGGCGTATTTGGCGATCGTCCGCGCGGGATCGAGCTGCCAGAAGGCGGTTTGGAGTACCTCCATCGGCAGCACGCCAAGCGCGCGCGCGCCCGGCGCGACCTGTGCCCAGAGCGCGGCGAGCGACGCGCGTGCCGCGTCGCCATAGCCGGCGAACCGCCATGGGGCGGCGATCGTCGCGACCCCGGCGACGCGCCCCGGCGCGGCGGCGGCAGCGGCGGCGAGCGCGAGCGTGCCGCCGAGGCAATAGCCGACCAGCAGCGCCGGTCTGTCGAGCCGCCCCAGCAACGGCAGCAATCGCCGCGTCACATGGCCGGCGAGGTCGAGCGCGGCGTCCTGCGCGCGGGGTGTGCCCCAGTCGACCAGCCATGGGTGGAAGCCAGCCGCGGCGAGATGCGCGACGAGCGAGCGGCCGGGCGCGAGATCGAGGACCCATGGCGGGTTGATGAGCGACGGCACCAGCACCACCGGCACGCCATCGCTGCCGCGCGCACCGTCGCGCAGCCGGGCGGCGCCGCTGCGATACCGGACCGGCCGCATCCGCCGCGGCTTGCGCCGGGCTTCCTGATAGCGGCGCAGGCCGGCGAGCGCCGCGGCGGCACGTTGCGGCGATGTTGCGGTTTCGCGGCGCAGCATGTCGAGGAACAGCGGGAGCGGTCGCGGACCGTATCCAGCGTGTTGCAGCGCGACATTATGTGCAATACCACGAACGGGTTCGGTCACGGGGATCTCGCGGGATGAAGAAGCAGCATGGTACCGACGGCGTCGTCGTCATCAAGAAATACGCCAATCGCCGGCTCTACAATACCGAAAGCTCCTCTTATATCACGCTGGAACATCTCGCGGCGATGACGCGCGAAGGTCGTGAATTCAAGGTCGTGGACGCCAAGACCGACGAGGATATCACGCACAACGTCCTGACGCAGATCATCATGGAGGCGGAGAGCCGCGGCCAGACGATGCTGCCGGTCAACTTCCTGCGCCAGTTGATCGCGCTGTACGGCGACTCGATGCAGGCGATGGTGCCGGACTATCTGGACGCGTCGATGGACAGCTTCCGCCGCAACCAGGCGCAGTTCAAGACCGCGGTCGAGGGAGCGTTCGCGGGGTCGCCGTTTGCGGAGATCGCCAAGCGCAACCTCGAGATGTTCGAAGCCGCGGCGCAGGCGTTCAAGCCGCCGGTCGCGCCGGCCCCGGTGGCGGCGAGCGGCAAGGACGGCGAGATCGCGGCGCTCAAGGCGGAACTGGCGCAGTTGCGCGACAAGGTCGACAAGCTGGGGGATTGAGCGGGGGCGGTCGCTTCCATCTTGCCCGCATCGTTCGCCCTTAGCTTGTCGAAGGGCGTTCACGGGGCCCGTGCTTCGACAGGCTCAGCACGAACGGTGGGGGTGGGCAGACTACATCCGTTGAAATTTCTCATCCGTCATCAACTCAGTTGCGCGGCATCATCGCGGATTTTAGCGTTGGCGATGGTGATGAGTTTTCGCATGGCGGCGGTTAGGGCGACGATGGGTTTTTTGCCGCTGTCACGGAGGCGCTGGTAGAAGGCCTTGATGTCGGGCGCGAAGCGGACGGCGGAGAGGGCAGCCATGAAGGTGACGCGCCTGACCTCCGGGCGGCCGCCGCGGGTGCGGCGATAGCCATCGACGGTGCCGCTTTGGCGGGGATGGGGTGCAAGGCCGGCGAGGCTGGCGATCTGGCGCCGTCCGAGCGTGCCGAGTTCGGGCAGGAGGGCGATGAGCGCCGCGGCGGTGGTCGCGCCGATGCCGGGGATGGTGCGCAGGACGCTGGCGGTGCGGGCGAGTGATGCGCAGCCGGCGAGCAGCGCCTCGATCCGGGCCTCGAGCGCGGCGATGGCCTGGTCGTGCGCGGCGACCAGCGCGCGCAGCTCGGCGGCGACCGGGCCGGCGCCGGGGGCCTTGAGGCGGTTGGTGCACGCGGTGCGGGCACGGACGAGATCGCTGCGGGTGTTGACCAGCGTCGCGAGCTCCTGGCGGTGTTCATCGCGCGGGTGCCAGCGGTCGAGGCGCTCGTGGCGCTCCTGCCCGTAGCGCGCGAGCGCACGGGCATCGAGCGCATCGGTCTTGGCCAGCGTTCCCAGCGAGCGGATGAACGCCTTGACGCGGCGGGCATCGGCACGGTGGATGGCATGGCCGGCGCGTGACGCCGCCGCGAGCAGCGCGGCCTCGTAGCCGCCGGTCGCCTCGCAGACCAGCAGGCGCCCGGGCGGCAGCGCGGCGGCAAAGGCGTCGAGCGCAAGCGGCGTGTTGGCGATGGTGGTGGCGCGGCCGGTGACGCTGTCGAAGACGGCGATGCCGGCCTTGCCGACGTCGCAGCCGACGAACCCGGTCGGCGTGGTGGCGGCGGCGTCAGTGGCGGGGTTGGCGGAGCGGGTCATGACGGTTATCCTCGGCGATAGCCTGCGATTGTCTGCGGGCGTCGTCGAGCGGCCCCTGCAACTCACCAGGCGTGACGGGAAGCGGGCAACCGACCGGGATGACGACGGGCGAAAAGCCCTATTGCGAGACGGCCCGGTTGCCCGCGCCCGGCATCAGGTGGCCACCTGATGCCGGGCATCCCGCTCATGCAGGACACCACCCCCCTACGTCATCTCCAACAGACAATTGCGAGCGTAGCGAAGCAATCCAGAGCCGGATCAGGACGCCCTGGATTGCTTCGCTACGCTCGCAATGACAGAGGCGCCCTGAATCAAGTCCGGGGCGACGACGCTTACTTCGGCTTGACGAACTTGAGCGTCATGCGGTCGCTTTCGCCGATCGCGGCATATTTCGCGCGGTCGACATCCTTGAGCGCATAGCTGGGCGGGAGCGTCCAGACCCCGCCAGACCAGTCGGCGGTGTCCTTCGGGTTGGCGTTGACCTCCGACTTGCCCGCCAGCTTGAAGCCGGCGGCGGTCGCGAAGCCGATCACGCTGCTCGGCTTCATATAGCCGCTCTTTTCCTCCGCTGCGGAATCGCGCGCTTCGGGAAGGCGATGCTCGACGACGCCGAGCGTGCCGCCGGGCTTGAGCATCCGGTACATCGCCGCGAACATCTGCCGCGCCTGATCCTCGCCGCCGAACCGCCAGTTGTGGACGTTGCGGAAGGTGAGCACGACATCGGCGCTGCCATCGGGCACGGTCGGCTGACCTGCCTGTGCGGGAAGCGCGGCGAGCTGCACCTTGCCATACGTGGTGGCGTCCTTGCTCTGGAGCCCGCGGACACCGTTCAGCCCCTTCTCCCACGGCCCGGCGACATAGTAACGTCCGCGTGCCGCGGTGAGCGGGGCGAGGATTTCGGTGTACCAGCCGGCGCCCGGCCAGACCTCGACCACGGTGTCGGTCGGCTTCACCCCGAGGAAGGCGAGCGTTTCGGCGGGATGGCGATACCGGTCGCGCACGATATTGGCCGGCGTGCGCGTCGGTGCGGCGACCGCGGCGGCGATCGGCGCGGGCACGCGCGGCGCGGCGGCCGCCATGGCGGGTAAGGCGAGCAGCAGGACGGGAGCGAGACGATGCATGGACGTAAACCTCTCCGCGAATGGATGCGCCGGAGGCTGACGCGGCGATGAGCGATGCGCAAGACCTGCTGTATGTCGTTGCGGTCGCGGCGCTCTGCGTCGCGGTGCTTGCCGGCTGGCGCGATCATCGTCGTCGCGGGCGTGCGAATCCCGATGCGATCGGCTGGGTCGACTGGACGCTGGTGCAGGTGATCGCGCTGATCGTGGCGGCGATTGCGGGCTGGGTTCTGCTAAAGGGTTGAAAGAGAAACGGGAACCACCTTTGCCACACCGGGTTTTTCTCGGGATCGAAGGCGCATGTCGCGACGTATTTCCTTTGCCCTGGCTCAGGTTCGCGTCACCAGATCGGTTCGGCAGCCTTCACCCGTCACGACAGGTGCAAGCATGAAGCCAGATATTTGTACGATGGCGCCGAACGTCAGTGCCGATGACGGCGTGGTCACGGTGCTGTCGCGGTGCGGCGCGAGCTACAATCTGACGGCCGAGGCGGCGATGCGGCTGAGCGAGGAACTGGTGCGCAGCGCCGCGCGCGCGCGGGGACAGCAGCGGATGAGCGAGCCGCGCGCCGACGAGGGCGGGCGGCTGCGCTGATATCGGCGGGCGGGCGTCGACGCGTCAGTCGGGCAAGGCGCTGTGTCGCGGCGTGACGGTCGCGACGATCACGGTCGCGGCGGCGCGGCCCATGTCGTCCTCGATCGTCACCCGCCAATGTCCTTCCTCGGCGTAATGCGGATGGTCGGCGAGGTAGCGGCCAAGCTGCTGGACGGCGTGGTTGCGGGCCGCGGGCAGGTCTGCACACTCGATCGTGACGCGCTCGGATTCGCGCCCGGCGAAGATGATGGTGAAACTCGGCATCGCGACCCTTTTGCTCGTGCTGGGACGCTAACGATCGGAACCGCGGGTCGATACCGCCTTCTATACGATCCGGGTCAATAGAAACGTCGCAGGGTCAGCGTGCGACGGCGGCCGGCGCAATCGTCGAGCGTAACGACGCGCCCGGCAGCGGCGGCCGGCCAGCCCGCCAGCGGGCTGCGGGCGTAGCTGGCGTCGACGCGCGTGCCATCGACCGCGCAGATCGTATCGCCCGCCTGCCAGCCATCGCCGGCGGCGGGACTGCCGCGCATCACATGCAGGACGCGCAGCCGTTCGCCGGTCAATGCGAGCAGGAGGCCGCTGGTCGAGCGCACGGTCGGGGCGTCGGTCTGCGGGGTGGTGCCGAGCAGCATCCGCCCGGCGGTAGGGTCGAGCAGCACGCGGTAACGCTGGAGGAAGCCCGAGCCGATCCGGCCCGCGACGCCGATCGTGTCGGAGAAGCCGCCGGCGGGCTCGACGCGCACCTCGACATCGCGCGCGATCGCGTCGCCGATGCGCAGCGCGGGGACGATCGCCATGTCGCTGACCACCGCACCGGCCAGCCCGAACGAGACGGTGGTGGTCACCGGACCGGCGGCAGCGCGCGCGGTCGCCCAAGCCGCCGGGCCGAGCGTGATCGCCGAACCGTCGCCGGTGTCGACCACCATCGGCGCCAGCGTCGCGCCCGCCGCACCGATCGCGCTGACATAGACCATCCGCTCGGGCGCGATCGACAGCGGCGCGGTGACGCCGGCGAACGGTCGCGTGCCGCTGCGCAGCAGGCGGAAGCGGCGCGCCTGATAGTCGATGTCGAGCGCATAGGGGGCGGTGAGGTCACGCCCGACGAGCAGGTCGACCGCCAGCGCGCTGCCGGTCGCGGCGGCGGGGAGGTCGGCGACCGCGAGGCTGCCGCCGCGCCGTGTCACCGCGCCGATCGCGACCGCGCGCGTCTCGACCCGGCCGATCGCGACGCTGCCGCCGATCACGGTCGCGCGGCCCTCGGCGCGGACCGGGAGGCGATAGGCCTCGGCGAAGCGGCGCGCGAGGACCGAATAGCTGACCCCGGTATCGAGGATCGCGGTGACGGGGCGGCCGTCGACCGCCATGGTGAAGCGGATCTGGTTGCCGGGGGTGAGGTCGAAGGGGATCCAGCGGCCCTCGGCATCGGCGGCGAGCGTCGAGCGACCGACCCACGCGGCGCGGGGCTCGGGCAACGGCGCGGCGGCGAGTGCGAGCGGCAGGAGCGACAGGATCGGCACGCGGACGGTGTAGCGAATCGCGCGGGCGTGTCACGTCGGGGTGCGCGCAACCGTCATCCCCGCGGAGGCGGGGATCCAGACGCGCGACGCTATCGATAGCGGGGCAAGGTCAGAGGTTCTGGATTCCCGCCTTCGCGGGAATGACGGGGGGGGGGGGGAGACGCTAGAGACACGCCTCCAGATACGCCTGATCGAAGCCGAACTGCTTGGCCTTGTCGATCGTGTACGGGCGCAGGCCCATCGAGCGATATTCGCCGATGATCTTTCCGTCGGCGCTCTCGTCGAGATATTCGAACTTGAATAGTTCCTGCGTGACGATCACCGGCCCTTCCATCCCGATCACCTCGGTGACGTTGGTGACGCGGCGGCTGCCGTCGCGCAGGCGCTTGACCTGGATGATCATGTCGACGCTGTCGGCGATCTGGCGGCTGATCGCTTCCTTGGGCACCTTGATGTCCGACATCATCACCATGTTCTCCATCCGCGCCAGCGCCTCGCGCGGGGAGTTGGAGTGGAGCGTGCACATCGAGCCGTCGTGGCCGGTGTTCATCGCCGCGAGCATGTCGAAACACTCGCTGCCACGGATTTCGCCGAGGATGATGCGATCCGGGCGCATACGCAGCGCGTTCTTGACGAGATCGCGGATGCTGATCTCGCCCTGACCCTCGAGATTGGCGGGGCGGGTTTCGAGCGGCAGCCAGTGCGGCTGTTGCAGGCGCAACTCGGCGGCGTCCTCGATCGTCAGCACGCGCTCGCCGGGGTCGATCATCTTCGACAGCGCATTGAGCATCGTCGTCTTGCCCGAGCCGGTGCCGCCCGAGATGACGATGTTGAACCGCGACGCGCCCGCGACCTTCAGCGCGGTTGCCATCTTCGTGCTCATGCTGCCGAAGCCGGCCATCATGTCGAGCGTGATCGGCTTGGCGGAGAATTTGCGGATCGAGATCGCGGTGCCGCGCAGCGAAAGCGGGGGGACGATGACGTTGACGCGGCTGCCGTCCTTCAGGCGCGCGTCGGCGAGCGGGGTGGTCTGGTCGACGCGGCGGCCGACCGAGTTGCAGATGCGCTGCGCGATCTGGAACAGATGCTCCTCGTCGCGGAACTGGATCTGCGCCATCTCCAGCTTGCCCTTGCGCTCGACGAAGGTCTGGTCGGGACCGTTGACCATGATGTCGCTGATCTCGGCGTCGGCAAGCAGCTCTTCGAGAGGGCCAAGCCCGAGCAATTCGTCGACCAGCACCTTTTCGAGCGCGAACTGTTCGCGGCGGTTGAGCGTCAGCTTCAGCTCGGCGAGCACCTCGCCGATGATCGGGCGGAATTCCTCGGCTAGCTCGTCCTTGCCGAGCGTCGCGGCGGCCTCCGGGTCGACGCGCTCCAGTAGGCGCGGCAGCACCTGCTCCTTGATCTTGTGGATCGACGCCTCGAATCCTTCCATGCGGCTCGCGCCCGGCTCGCCGGTGGCGTTCTGCCGATCCGAGAGCCGCTGCATCGCATCGACCTGGCTCTGCGGGGTCAGCGGATCGAGCGCGGCGAGCGCGTCGAGCGGCGCGGCGATCTCTTCGGCCTGCTCGTCGCGCGCAGCCTGACCGGGCTGGACGTGCATCGGGCGCGCGACGCCGAAACCGCCCCGGACCCCGCCGCTGTTGCCGCCGCTACCCATGCCGCCGTTGCGGCGTCCGAACGCGTTCATCGACCCTGATCGTCCTCGAAGTGTCTCAATGACGATCGCTACCGCGCAAGCCTTTCGAATTGGCTAACCAATCGGTGTTGCATGGGAATGGAGGAGGGTGCGGAACGCGGTGCGGCGGAGCGCGCGCGGCAGCGCGGCGTCGCTGGCGGTCGCGGCCGCTTGCAGGACGAGCGCGTCGGCGCGGGCGCGCAGCGTCAGATCGTTCGCGATCAGCGTGGCGGCCGGAAAGGCGCTGCGAAGCCCGGCCTCGGACTCGTCGAACGCGAACCGGCACCAGCCGCGCGCGGTGGCGGCGAGCAGCAGCGACCCGAGCGGGCTCGAAGCAAGCGTCCAGCGGATCGTCTCGCCCGCACCGCCCGCCGCCGCCGCCTGTGGCGTCATGCCGAGTCGCGCGGCATCGGCGTAGAAGCGGCTCGGCGCCGCATAGCCCGCGGCGTAAATCGCGGCGGTCACACCGTCGCTGCCGCACAGCGCCGCGAGGATGCGGTCGGCGCGGATCGTGCGCGCGAAGGCGGCGGGGGTGACGCCGGTCAGCCGATGGAAGAGCCGGTGGAAATGATGCGGGGCGTAACCGACCGACGCGGCCAGGACGGCCAGTGACGGCGTGGCGTCGCCGCCGAGCAGCGCGGCGGCGGCGACGACCGCCTGTCGATCGCGCGCCACCGAATCGGGCAGGCAGCGGCGGCAGGCGCGATAGCCGGCCGCCCGCGCCGTCGCGGCGTCGGGGAGGAAGGTGACGTTTTCGCGGCGCGGGCGCCGTGCGGCGCAGCTCGGCTTGCAATAGATATGCGTGCTGTGGACCGCGACCACGAAGCGCCCGTCGAAGGCGCGATCCCGCCGGGCGAAGGCGTCCCATGCGGTATCGGGGTCGATCGTCGCGCTCATGATGCCGCTCTACGCCCATGCGGTACGGGACGCATCCCGTGGCTTGCGTTCAAAGCCGCTGTACTGACATCGCAAAGGTTTCACTCCGGTTGCATCGCGGCGGACCCTTTGCTACGCGCGCCGTACCCAAGCGAGGCGCACCCGATGTGCGCCATCCGTTCGCATGGGTGGGCACCCTTGGGTCATGACGAGGAAAGTGGATCGCGTGGAGAGTTCCAGCGGTAATCAGGGCAGCAGCATTCAGGCCGGCCTCGGCGGCCGGTATGCGAGCGCGCTGTTCGATCTGGCGGTGGAGGCCCGTGCGGTCGATCGCGTCGAACAAAGCCTGACGGCGGTGCGCGACGCGCTGGCCGCGTCGGACGATTTCAGGACGCTGACCGCGTCGCCGGTCATCGCGCGCGGCGAGGCGGTCAAGGCGGTGCTTGCCGCCGCCGACCAGCTCGGGGTCGATGCGACGACGCGCAGCTTCCTGGGCGTGCTGGCGGAGAATCGCCGCCTGTCGGCGCTGCCGAAGATCATTCGCGCCTTCCGCGTGATGGCCGCGCAGCATCGCGGCGAGACCACCGCCGAGGTCACCAGCGCGCACCCGCTGACCGCCGAGCAGGTCGACGAGCTGAAGCAGCAGCTGCGCCGCCGCGTCGGCCGCGAGGTGTCGGTCGACCTGGCGGTCGACCCGCAAATCCTGGGCGGCCTGGTCGTCCGCATCGGTTCCCAGATGATCGATTCGTCGATCCGCACCCGTTTGAATGCGCTTGCCAGCGCGATGAAAGGCTGAGTTGATGGACATTCGCGCCGCAGAAATCTCCCGCGTCATCAAGGACCAGATCGCCAACTTCGGCACCGAGGCACAGGTCTCGGAAACCGGGCAGGTGCTCAGCGTCGGTGACGGCATCGCGCGCATCTACGGGCTCGACAACGTCCAGGCGGGCGAGATGGTCGAGTTCGCCAATGGCGTGCAGGGCATGGCGCTCAACCTTGAGGCCGATAACGTCGGCGTCGTGATCTTCGGCTCGGACGCCGAGATCCGCGAGGGCGACACCGTCAAGCGTACCGGCACGATCGTGGACGTGCCGGTCGGCAAGGGGCTGCTCGGTCGCGTGGTCGACGGGCTCGGCAATCCGATCGACGGCAAGGGCCCGATCGTGTCCGACCAGCGCAGCCGCGTCGAGGTCAAGGCGCCGGGCATCATCCCGCGCAAGTCGGTGCACGAGCCGGTGCAGACCGGGCTGAAGGCGATCGACGCGCTGGTGCCGGTCGGCCGTGGCCAGCGCGAGCTGATCATCGGCGACCGCCAGACCGGCAAGTCGGCGATCGCGATCGACACCTTCATCAACCAGAAGCAGGCGAACGCCGGCACCGACGAATCGAAGAAGCTGTACTGCGTCTATGTCGCGGTCGGCCAGAAGCGTTCGACGGTCGCGCAGCTCGTCCGGACGCTCGAAGAGAATGGCGCGATGGAATATTCCATCGTCGTCGCCGCGACCGCGTCGGACCCCGCGCCGCTGCAGTTCCTCGCGCCCTACACCGGCACCGCGATGGGCGAATATTTCCGTGACAACGGGATGCATGCGGTGATCGTGTTCGACGATCTGTCGAAGCAGGCGGTCGCCTATCGTCAGATGTCGCTGCTGCTGCGCCGTCCGCCGGGCCGCGAAGCCTATCCGGGCGACGTCTTCTATCTCCACTCGCGCCTGCTGGAGCGCGCGGCGAAGATGAACGAGGCGAACGGCTCGGGTTCGCTGACCGCGCTGCCGATCATCGAGACGCAGGCGGGCGACGTGTCGGCCTATATCCCGACCAACGTGATCTCGATCACCGACGGTCAGATCTTCCTCGAGACCGATCTGTTCTTCGCGGGCATCCGTCCGGCGATCAACGTCGGCCTGTCGGTCAGCCGCGTCGGCGGCGCCGCGCAGACCAAGGCGATGAAGAAGGTGTCGGGCTCGATCAAGCTCGAGCTGGCGCAGTATCGGGAGATGGCGGCGTTCGCGCAGTTCGGCTCGGACCTCGACGCCTCGACGCAGAAGCTGCTCAACCGCGGCGCGCGGCTGACCGAGCTGCTCAAGCAGCCGCAGTTCAGCCCGATGCCGTTCGAGGAGCAGACCGTCTCGATCTACGCGGGCACCAACGGCTTCATCGACAACGTGCCGGTGGCGGACGTCAACCGCTACGAAGCGGCGATGCTGAGCTACATGCGCGCCGATCACGCCGACGTGC
It encodes:
- the atpA gene encoding F0F1 ATP synthase subunit alpha, translated to MDIRAAEISRVIKDQIANFGTEAQVSETGQVLSVGDGIARIYGLDNVQAGEMVEFANGVQGMALNLEADNVGVVIFGSDAEIREGDTVKRTGTIVDVPVGKGLLGRVVDGLGNPIDGKGPIVSDQRSRVEVKAPGIIPRKSVHEPVQTGLKAIDALVPVGRGQRELIIGDRQTGKSAIAIDTFINQKQANAGTDESKKLYCVYVAVGQKRSTVAQLVRTLEENGAMEYSIVVAATASDPAPLQFLAPYTGTAMGEYFRDNGMHAVIVFDDLSKQAVAYRQMSLLLRRPPGREAYPGDVFYLHSRLLERAAKMNEANGSGSLTALPIIETQAGDVSAYIPTNVISITDGQIFLETDLFFAGIRPAINVGLSVSRVGGAAQTKAMKKVSGSIKLELAQYREMAAFAQFGSDLDASTQKLLNRGARLTELLKQPQFSPMPFEEQTVSIYAGTNGFIDNVPVADVNRYEAAMLSYMRADHADVLTAIRDSRELGKDTEAKLKEALGQFAKTFA